The Nocardioides houyundeii genome includes the window AACACCGACGGGGACCGGGCCGCCGAGGTCGTGGTCTTCCGGCGGACCCAGCCGGCCAGCTTCATCATGGCCCCCGCGGGCGCCGCGCCCCGCGTCGTGTCCTTCGGCGGCGCCACCGACGAGCCGCTCCTGGGCGACTGGAACGGCGACGGTGTCGCGGAGCCTGGAGTGTGGTCCCCGCGGGGCCGCCGCTTCAAGCTCGCCGCCCCCGGCGGCGTGGTCAGCCTCAAGCTCGGGATGAGCAGCGACCGACCGGTGGCCGGGGACTGGAACGGCGACGGCACCTGGGAGGTCGGCGTCTTCCGGCCCTCGCGCGCCATGTTCCGGCTGCGGGCGACGACGGGCGCGCTGACGAACGTCTCCCTGGGCAACGCCGACGACGTGCCGGTCACCGGCGACTGGAACGGCGACGGCCGGACCGACGTCGGGGTCTACGACCGGGCGACCGCGGTGTTCACGCTGCGCAGCGTGGATGCCGCGGGCGTGGCTGCCATCTCGACGGTCCAGTTCGGCGCCGTCGGTGACCTGCCTGCCGTCGGTGACTGGAACGGCGACGGCACCACCGACCTGGGCACCTGGACGCCCGCGACGGCAGTGTTCAACCAGCGTCAGTCTCCTGATGCCGCTGGCGCCGACCGCGCACCGGCGGCCGTGCAGTTCGGCAACCCGCGCTGAGCCGGGCGCTCACACCGCGGCGGTGCGCCCCACCAGGTGTGGTGACCGGTCACCGGGGTTGGTGAGCGCGAACTGCCAGGAGGAGCGGTCACCCTCCAATCCGAACGCGACCTTGCCGGGCAGGAACACCGGCTTCTTGAAGGCCACCTCGATCCGGACGGCGTCCGGCAGCCGGTTCTCGATGGCGGCCAGGCATCGTGCCTTGGTCCACATGCCATGGGCGATCTGACGCTTGAAGCCGAGCGCCTGAGCGGTCAAGGGGTAGAGATGGATCGGGTTCAGGTCGCCCGACACCGCGCCGTACCGCCGGCCGAGGTCTGCGGGCAGGTCCCAGACCGCTCGCCCCTCGGGGGGTGCGGGGAGACTGAGGCCCGGCTCCGCGGACTCGTCGCCCCGACCTCGGCGCAGGTAGCTGGAGATGGACTCCCACACGATCTCGTCGCCGGAGGAGATGGTCGTCACGAAGTCCAGCACCATGCCCTTGGCGTGCGGACGCGGGGCCCCCACCGACGTGGTGGCGCCCAGAGTCTCGGTCAGCGCGATGGGACGGTGCGAGGTGATGGTGTTCTCCACGTGCACCGTGCCGATCGCGGGCCACGGGAACTCGGGGCTGCTCATGATCTCCATGTGGAGGTCGAAGCCGAGCAGGTGCGGGTAGGTCACCGGAACGGTGTCGCGCCGGGGGAAGCCACACACGCGCGAGTAGGCCGCGACGTGGCGGGCGTCGATCGGCGTCGGGGGACCCGATGCGGAGAGCCCCTGGAACTGCGCGGCGGGGACCTTGCGGATGCCGGGCAGCAGGTTGATCCCGGGCACGGCGGGCAGAGCGGCCCGGGCGAGGGTGCGGACCCCCATCTCAGGCGCCCAGCATCATCTGGCCGCACACGCGCACCACGTTGCCGTTCACGGCGCTGGACCCGGGCGAGGCGAACCAGGCGATGGTCTCGGCCACGTCCACCGGCAGGCCCCCCTGGCTCAGCGCGTTCAGGCGCTGGCCGACCTCGCGGGTGGCGAACGGCACGGCGGCGGTCATCTGGGTGATGATGAAGCCCGGGGCCACGGCGTTGACGGTGATCTGGTCCTCGAGCTCGTCGGCCAGGCTGTCGACCAGGCCGATGACCCCCGCCTTGGACGCGGCGTAGTTGGTCTGGCCCACGTTGCCGGCGATGCCGGCGATGGAGGCCACCCCGATGATCCGGCCGTTGGGGTTGACCACGCCCTGGTCCAGCAGTGCCCGGGTGATGAGCTCGGGAGC containing:
- a CDS encoding peptidoglycan DD-metalloendopeptidase family protein, which encodes MLIVPAAGLALLGGTPVDAASRKAEPVPVTRYQLPFLCQQAWSGGMRARHSPSPNAIDFNRTADEGKPVLAAAAGVVVTANATGRTGYGRYVVLDHGNGESSLYAHLKRVLVKVGATIDQGALLGVVGSTGNSTAPHLHFEQKVGRQVVPAYFSGLSFSSSTLASTNCPDVPLAGNTDGDRAAEVVVFRRTQPASFIMAPAGAAPRVVSFGGATDEPLLGDWNGDGVAEPGVWSPRGRRFKLAAPGGVVSLKLGMSSDRPVAGDWNGDGTWEVGVFRPSRAMFRLRATTGALTNVSLGNADDVPVTGDWNGDGRTDVGVYDRATAVFTLRSVDAAGVAAISTVQFGAVGDLPAVGDWNGDGTTDLGTWTPATAVFNQRQSPDAAGADRAPAAVQFGNPR
- a CDS encoding MaoC family dehydratase → MGVRTLARAALPAVPGINLLPGIRKVPAAQFQGLSASGPPTPIDARHVAAYSRVCGFPRRDTVPVTYPHLLGFDLHMEIMSSPEFPWPAIGTVHVENTITSHRPIALTETLGATTSVGAPRPHAKGMVLDFVTTISSGDEIVWESISSYLRRGRGDESAEPGLSLPAPPEGRAVWDLPADLGRRYGAVSGDLNPIHLYPLTAQALGFKRQIAHGMWTKARCLAAIENRLPDAVRIEVAFKKPVFLPGKVAFGLEGDRSSWQFALTNPGDRSPHLVGRTAAV